One window of the Dethiosulfovibrio russensis genome contains the following:
- a CDS encoding O-antigen ligase family protein has product MMERSRTLDGLFLVSAAISLALPNLIYSGVFFFQTLHIMKWTVALVPVATMAILTGVVVAWRGSERIGFRVDLFGWIWFALLIYVTVQPMWAPVKSIPTFYREWFFFASLWGFYVLCLNLFRENWLRPILWLASLNGVVNVFFAEFQVANNVNLFAPLKLILPTPGNYIGNTGQQNMLGLWLAITALGSIFLYLRHGLRETEGWGRFFAATNLIFLPILLWGLWNSTSRSAILSLMVGVSLLALMIALGRDRARLRRLGLSAILIVAVLGASVFLNQGRSGSLIAKSVDLVKNADTVGGRDGIWKTSWAMAMEEPVKGMGLGQFKWNYLEAQREAFSLYPDMKWQYTNWAHNEYLQWYCESGLLGFVILIGLALWWIVSFFLYLHRHKGSPFPDSVLWSAAFLFLIWFDALWTRPFHRIENSLWMPLAFALANREILAEVAVGKIRFLGNPRGYRALGVMMASVSLWGLVYLGQGLVGDVTLRKAVSSKSAPIQRRLMEKAYGTLMVRDVAERQLAYHYIAYGEAAKDPEALAEGLNRLLVAFRQQPTAEDLRRLLDWAGKLKKQDLLRYLVTYLKPGTYSIRKE; this is encoded by the coding sequence ATGATGGAACGATCCAGAACACTAGACGGGCTTTTTCTCGTCTCCGCCGCCATTTCGCTGGCTTTGCCCAACCTTATATACTCGGGAGTCTTCTTTTTTCAGACCCTTCATATAATGAAATGGACCGTAGCCTTGGTTCCGGTGGCGACCATGGCCATACTGACCGGAGTCGTTGTGGCCTGGCGAGGATCGGAGAGAATCGGCTTCAGGGTGGATCTCTTCGGCTGGATATGGTTCGCTCTTTTGATATACGTTACGGTTCAGCCCATGTGGGCTCCTGTAAAATCGATTCCTACTTTTTACAGAGAATGGTTTTTCTTCGCATCCCTTTGGGGGTTCTACGTCCTCTGTCTCAATCTGTTCAGGGAGAATTGGCTCAGACCGATTCTTTGGTTGGCGTCTTTAAACGGCGTGGTCAACGTCTTTTTTGCGGAGTTTCAGGTCGCCAACAACGTGAATCTATTCGCTCCACTTAAACTGATACTTCCGACCCCGGGGAACTACATCGGCAACACAGGGCAGCAGAACATGTTGGGGCTTTGGCTGGCCATTACCGCCCTGGGGTCCATCTTTCTCTATCTTCGTCACGGTCTCAGGGAGACCGAAGGTTGGGGGCGGTTTTTCGCCGCTACCAACCTGATCTTTCTGCCCATATTGCTGTGGGGACTCTGGAACAGCACCAGCCGATCGGCCATCCTCTCTCTGATGGTAGGGGTATCCCTGCTGGCCCTGATGATAGCCCTGGGCAGGGATAGAGCCAGGCTCCGTCGTCTGGGCCTGTCGGCGATTCTGATCGTGGCGGTGCTGGGTGCATCGGTGTTTCTGAACCAGGGACGTTCCGGGTCCCTCATAGCCAAGAGCGTCGATCTGGTTAAAAACGCCGACACCGTCGGAGGCCGAGACGGCATATGGAAGACCTCCTGGGCCATGGCGATGGAGGAGCCTGTCAAGGGAATGGGGCTGGGACAGTTCAAGTGGAATTACCTCGAGGCCCAGAGAGAGGCTTTTTCTCTCTATCCAGACATGAAATGGCAATATACCAACTGGGCTCACAACGAATATCTCCAGTGGTACTGTGAATCCGGCCTGCTGGGCTTTGTGATACTCATAGGGTTGGCATTATGGTGGATCGTTTCCTTTTTTCTATATCTTCACAGACATAAGGGTTCTCCTTTTCCCGATTCGGTTTTGTGGAGCGCCGCCTTTTTGTTCCTCATATGGTTCGACGCACTTTGGACGAGACCTTTCCACAGGATAGAGAATTCCCTATGGATGCCTCTGGCCTTCGCTCTGGCGAACAGAGAGATTTTGGCGGAGGTGGCCGTCGGGAAGATCCGTTTTCTGGGCAACCCGAGAGGCTACAGGGCGTTGGGAGTTATGATGGCCTCCGTGTCCCTTTGGGGCTTGGTTTACCTCGGACAGGGACTGGTCGGAGACGTAACCCTGAGAAAAGCGGTGTCCAGCAAGTCCGCTCCCATACAGAGGCGGCTAATGGAAAAAGCTTACGGCACCCTTATGGTCAGAGATGTCGCTGAACGTCAGCTCGCCTACCACTACATAGCCTATGGAGAGGCGGCGAAGGACCCGGAGGCATTGGCCGAGGGGTTGAACAGACTTCTGGTCGCCTTCAGACAGCAGCCTACCGCCGAGGATCTAAGGCGGCTTCTGGACTGGGCGGGCAAGCTCAAGAAACAGGATCTCCTGAGGTACCTGGTTACCTATCTTAAGCCCGGTACCTACTCGATAAGAAAAGAATGA
- a CDS encoding ParB/RepB/Spo0J family partition protein — translation MKDSRLAEIELSRIRANPYQPRKHFDEDDILELAESIGEVGLIQPLVVRPSGDFFELIAGERRLRACLVAGLEAVSAIVLEVDSADQQIMALVENIHRKDLSSIEEAGSLKDILDRTGWGQSELARRLGRSQASVANKLRLLKLEEPVQKMVMEGLLGERSARALLRLPPALQIAAAKKVIDRELTSKEVEELVNDLKEGKPLDPKTSSNDEPHLEAEIEDVGEGFLETVDESDEGRLDEDSIRRRNAKRDALSFNGPEGPTGELLHQLADLVEKQRKKGVPVVWKVRELAQSELVVEIIVDLKKQLLMEDEEI, via the coding sequence TTGAAGGACAGCAGACTGGCGGAGATAGAGCTATCCCGTATCCGTGCTAACCCCTACCAGCCTAGAAAACACTTTGACGAGGACGACATACTGGAGTTAGCCGAATCCATAGGAGAGGTCGGCCTGATACAGCCACTGGTGGTGAGGCCCAGCGGCGACTTTTTCGAGCTGATAGCGGGAGAGCGGCGACTTCGGGCTTGCCTCGTCGCGGGGCTCGAGGCGGTCTCCGCCATAGTCCTGGAGGTCGATTCGGCGGACCAGCAGATAATGGCGCTCGTCGAGAACATTCATAGAAAGGACCTTTCCTCCATCGAAGAGGCCGGGAGCCTTAAAGACATACTGGACAGGACCGGGTGGGGGCAGTCCGAACTGGCCAGGAGGCTTGGCAGATCGCAGGCGTCGGTGGCAAACAAGCTCAGGCTTTTGAAACTGGAGGAGCCGGTGCAAAAAATGGTCATGGAGGGGTTGCTGGGAGAGCGTTCCGCAAGGGCCCTTCTCCGTTTACCTCCGGCACTTCAGATAGCCGCGGCCAAAAAAGTCATAGATAGGGAGCTGACCTCAAAGGAAGTCGAGGAACTGGTAAACGACCTCAAGGAAGGCAAACCCCTCGATCCAAAAACGTCTTCGAATGACGAGCCCCACTTAGAAGCCGAAATCGAAGATGTCGGGGAGGGCTTTCTCGAAACTGTTGACGAGTCCGATGAAGGTAGATTGGACGAGGACTCTATCCGTCGTCGAAACGCGAAAAGAGACGCTCTCTCCTTCAACGGTCCGGAAGGCCCGACGGGAGAATTACTGCATCAACTGGCGGATCTCGTGGAGAAACAGAGGAAAAAAGGGGTTCCCGTCGTATGGAAGGTTCGGGAACTGGCTCAGAGCGAGCTGGTGGTCGAGATAATCGTCGACCTCAAAAAACAGCTTCTCATGGAGGACGAAGAGATATGA